ataaaaaattgTAAAGCTCTTATCACACTGctcattgtttcaaagcagcttcaccgAGAATACAAATCTCATAGTGCAAGTCAAATGCTTCTGTGTTCAATGTTCACATATTTGAAATTGATAAAGTAAGCTCAGTATGGTTCTCTAACTAATTTGTTTTCACCTCAATGTACTCTGACAGATCTGAGAATTTGATTGGAGAGCTTCCATTCTGCAAAGAAAAGCTGCAAGTTGCTCCAGTGATGCTTTCGTTGGACTTGGTTTCCAATGGATTCTCTTTAAATTGGAAGAGCTGGAATTATAAAGTTTTTATCAGCTTCAAAGCATGATCATGACTGTGAAATGACTGGTCTATAATGGTCTATTTTTGACAGAAGAGGGGTTAAAAATAATAAGACTGCTTGAAACATGTCAGAAAGCATGTCCTTTGTCTCTTTTggaataatgtgcactgatgaatcaagcacaataagaccaggaataTGTACTATACTAAGAAAGTAAATGGAATTGATTTAGTTTTTAGATTGACTACTGTAAcagatattaatatttacatttttgaaaataaatatgtaGCTGATTTTATGACTTTGGACTTTGATGTTAGCAAACCTGCACATTGATATTCCCAGATGGCAGCTGTCCAGTCATTGCACTAAGAGATGGCAGTTGGCAATATCCTCCATCTACTGAGCCAATGGCTTTTCCACCCAGAGTTCTTGAATCTTGCCTATGGAGACACAGCTATACATTAAATACAAGCCATTGCATATGATAATATCAGCCAGTAATCATTCAACTAATAATGACCTTGTGACATAAAGAGTGCCTGTTGGAAGTTCCCTGACAAGGTTACTGTTAACAGGGAGAGCATATGCGTAAATGTGGCTGGCAAGAGTGATGAGTTCCTCAAACtgttcagaaaaataaataaataaataaatattcagagTTGAAAAGCTATAACAATGTAAAGCATTTGTCTAGACATAATCAGCCCCAAAATCAATTGATTCATTGATAACTTGACTTACATCATCCATGTTGTCAGGACACTCTTGTGTGTACAAAAGAATGGCCGCAGTGCTGTTCATAATTTCCGCAAGCTGGTCTGGACTCACTGTAGCACTCATTTGGAGGTGATCATATATGTTTTGCAGGTATTTGATCTATTCAATAAAGAAGTTATAGAGAACAATTTACTCATATTCTGATTttatgtgttcctaggtcaacctattttgttgaccctggaacattttaataaaaaaatttagtcttgaccatatccctgcacctaaacctaaccttaaccatgagcaAACCCTAAAAACAGAGGAAATGATTCACAAaaactataaactggttcttcaaatctgatcacaatgttgttccaggggcAGCacagatgttgatccaggaacatgttgcacTTAGTAAAACCAGATTCTGCAACAAAACAAGCTACATCGATACATCAATGAAAATGATTTCTATACTATTATTGAATATTTGAAAGGCCCATTACAAATCTgctaagctgaaaaaaaaaaaaatacttcagcctgattattaattaatatatgcaATTATGTAATGTATTACTAATTAATTTTGTATAATATAATGCTTGAATCACCTTATTTTCTTTTGATAGTACTTCTGTTGTTGTCTCCAAATCATTCAACATTGTTTTGGCATTCTGCAAGATTGACAAGAAGGGTTAAAATGATCACGAGTTCATGAATTGTTGTAGAGATTTTAATTTACTCTGTATGCCAACTCTTTTAAATTCTTCCTACCTCCATTTTTTTATTCGATGATATTATTCACAGAGCTTTTGATTAGAAGTAGTTAACTTCTTTACAGTAAACCAGTTCAAATGAAAGACATTCATTACGGTATATAACATGGTCTTGTATATCACTAATTTCTACAATGAAATTGATCTTTGTTCTTTTAGCTTTTTCATACCATTATCCCAAACTCTACCTTTCCCTTTCCCCATAATTTCCAAGGCCTGCTGTTCTGATGAGGCCACTTTACGGAAATAAATCATAGGACTATATTCTTTTACTGAAAAAGCTCACCAACCTGTATAAGCTGAGCAGTGTTTCCTATAGTGTTTCCCAGTGCCGTCAATATGTCAGTAAGACCTCTGCGGCTCCTTTTGTTTGCTTTACTTGATGTCAGATGtgtatttaaaactgtaatgGCATAACTACATTACATTCTGTTCCATATTTAAAAGAAATCATGTAGTAGGCGATCCCTCAATTCTGTGTTCAAGTTCAGTTATTCTGATTCACATCATCAAACAATGTTGTTTTATGTAATGTTTGTGTTGAGGAGAGGTGATTTGTTTCTGTACCTTGCGTGCAGAGGGAGCTAAAGCTCACGCTGCAGTCGGGTGTGGTCACCAGCTGAAATGAATCTTTGACCATATAGGTGCAATCTAAGTGATCTTTACTGACATAGTCATCATTTTTAACAGGGGAATAGGAGACAGGTTCcattcctgtaaacacacacaaacctatATAAAAAATCTCCATGAAAGATATAGTGTCAGTTATTTCATTGCCATAAACTCTTAAGTTCTTTAGTCGCTCTTTACACCTCCTTAGGATCAGCAAAGAATATTTGTATAGAAATCTTGAGTTGTATTACTACATGGTTCTTTGGAGATTAAAGCTATTTTTGAGATTACATAATATGTTCTTCAAATAATAACATTGACTTCTATTTTCATATAGCATCAGGCCTTATTGGCACTAactgaacctttatttttttaggcAAAGCAATATGTTATGAACAGAATGATACCTGCTAAAATACGCCACTAACATCAGTTTGCTCAGCCTAATCAAATGAATTTCTTCATACAAACTCCAGGAAGCGATTGGAATACCAAacttggtcacactttagtttggttctcactattaactactaacttttgcctcaataaactcagaatttgctGCATGCTAATATGTATTAAAGTAGCTGTTCAGTTTAGGTATGGGACAGATATGTAAAACATGGCCATGCAGAATAAgtgttttataagtaataaatatgAATGCTA
The genomic region above belongs to Carassius carassius chromosome 3, fCarCar2.1, whole genome shotgun sequence and contains:
- the LOC132113100 gene encoding polycystin-1-like protein 2: MEPVSYSPVKNDDYVSKDHLDCTYMVKDSFQLVTTPDCSVSFSSLCTQVLNTHLTSSKANKRSRRGLTDILTALGNTIGNTAQLIQNAKTMLNDLETTTEVLSKENKIKYLQNIYDHLQMSATVSPDQLAEIMNSTAAILLYTQECPDNMDDFEELITLASHIYAYALPVNSNLVRELPTGTLYVTRQDSRTLGGKAIGSVDGGYCQLPSLSAMTGQLPSGNINVQLFQFKENPLETKSNESITGATCSFSLQNGSSPIKFSDLSEYIEIYLPRPEAPEPKVVDITWKPGFAVTSTFNITDANVTVVVTAMPNRNGTLSVTLHPPEEANATYLNQSTNITYKDNYRWLITPEMTKGIEGAWKVAVLPTHYSQSEMLTFKVSVFVTKCLFWDTNLGAWSREGCMVGHKTMPNLNHCLCNHTTFFGSSFFVMPNQVDLSQTAALFNTVNENYIVVVLLSCFFALYLVVLMWAWYADRKALRTVQYTNIYSPT